A window of Symphalangus syndactylus isolate Jambi chromosome 24, NHGRI_mSymSyn1-v2.1_pri, whole genome shotgun sequence contains these coding sequences:
- the DEFB126 gene encoding LOW QUALITY PROTEIN: beta-defensin 126 (The sequence of the model RefSeq protein was modified relative to this genomic sequence to represent the inferred CDS: deleted 1 base in 1 codon) has protein sequence MKSLLFTLAVFMLLAQLVSGNWYVKKCLNDVGICKKKCKPEELHVKNGRAMCANKGTAVFQLTNVLIILLSVSKQRLQELQQ, from the exons ATGAAGTCCCTACTGTTCACCCTTGCAGTTTTTATGCTCCTGGCCCAGTTGGTCTCAG GTAATTGGTATGTGAAAAAGTGTCTAAACGACGTTGGAATTTGCAAGAAGAAGTGCAAACCTGAAGAGCTGCATGTAAAGAATGGTCGGGCAATGTGC GCAAACAAAGGGACTGCTGTGTTCCAGCTGACAAACGTGCTAATTATCCTGCTTTCTGTGTCCAAACAAAGACTACAAGAACTTCAACAGtaa